The Hevea brasiliensis isolate MT/VB/25A 57/8 chromosome 1, ASM3005281v1, whole genome shotgun sequence genome has a window encoding:
- the LOC110638883 gene encoding nuclear poly(A) polymerase 4 isoform X1: MLSSEGLCSSPPPKQYGVTKPISMSGPTEADIQRSRELEKFLSDAGLYESKEEAAKRERVLDRIGQIVKDWVKQLTRLRGYTDQMVEEANAVIFTFGSYRLGVHGPGADIDTLCVGPSYVNREEDFFFVLHNILSEMEEVSELQPVPDAHVPVMKFKFDGISIDLLYASISLLVVPDDLDISNVSVLYDVDEPTVRSLNGCRVADQILKLVPNVEHFCTTLRCLKFWAKRRGVYSNVTGFLGGVNWALLVARVCQLYPNAIPSMLVSRFFRVYTQWRWPNPVMLCPIEEDELGFSVWDPRKNPRDRTHHMPIITPAYPCMNSSYNVSTSTLRVMMEQFQYGNKICEDIELNKAQWSTLFEPHLFFESYKNYLQVDIVAADVDDLRSWKGWVESRLRQLTLMIERDTYGKLQCHPYPHEYVDASKPCAHCAFFLGLQRKQGEIIQEGQQFDIRGTVDEFRHSINMYVFWKPGMEIYVSHVRRKQIPSYVFPDGYRRPRHPRVTAQQQSDKLCYEDGGACRTGSGERGVKRKKDPDEVDVKNDMLEKRCSISPLRRDSFSPDIISHKFGGTSPTCLAFAEGNEMCQIDEKRFCSDDVEGGFTSNSSVITSLSSEVGSSEDNGNESIAGSNEGNNGSADGSVEGSNNLGYSRSDSGDADSMCHLENVCADGSGVFQDGLREELEPNAAVGMLLKTVGGVEEEAVQKPVLSSRLSLTSIA; this comes from the exons ATGTTGAGTTCGGAGGGATTGTGTTCTTCTCCGCCGCCGAAGCAGTATGGCGTAACGAAACCGATATCGATGTCGGGGCCAACTGAAGCTGATATACAAAGAAGCCGTGAATTGGAGAAG TTCTTGAGTGATGCTGGCCTTTATGAGAGCAAAGAGGAAGCCGCAAAGAGGGAGAGGGTTCTGGATCGGATTGGGCAG ATTGTAAAAGATTGGGTGAAGCAGCTTACTCGCTTGAGGGGGTACACAGATCAAATGGTGGAGGAGGCCAATGCTGTCATTTTCACATTTGGCTCTTATCGGCTTGGG GTACATGGTCCTGGGGCTGACATTGACACATTATGTGTTGGGCCATCTTATGTCAATAGGGAG GAGGACTTCTTCTTTGTATTGCACAACATTTTGTCAGAAATGGAAGAAGTTTCAGAGCTGCAACCGGTTCCTGATGCTCATGTCCCTGTGATGAAATTCAAGTTTGATGGAATATCAATCGATCTTCTTTATGCAAGTATTTCTCTGTTGGTAGTACCAGAT GACTTAGACATCTCGAACGTTTCTGTTCTATATGATGTTGACGAGCCTACTGTTCGAAGTCTCAATGGCTGCAGGGTTGCTGATCAAATTCTTAAGCTTGTTCCCAATGTTGAG CATTTTTGCACAACACTCCGGTGTTTGAAGTTTTGGGCTAAAAGACGTGGTGTTTATTCCAAC GTGACCGGGTTTCTTGGTGGCGTAAACTGGGCTCTCCTTGTTGCTCGAGTGTGCCAACTTTACCCTAATGCAATTCCCAGTATGCTTGTGTCTAGATTTTTTAGGGTATATACACAGTGGCGGTGGCCAAACCCTGTCATGCTTTGCCCAATTGAAGAGGATGAACTTGGATTTTCTGTTTGGGATCCCCGTAAGAATCCACGTGACCGAACTCATCATATGCCAATAATAACACCTGCCTATCCATGCATGAATTCTAGCTACAATGTATCAACGAGTACACTACGGGTCATGATGGAGCAGTTCCAGTATGGTAACAAGATCTGTGAG GATATAGAGCTGAATAAAGCCCAATGGAGTACTCTGTTTGAGCCACACTTGTTCTTTGAAAGCTACAAAAACTACCTGCAGGTTGACATAGTCGCGGCAGATGTTGATGACTTGCGATCTTGGAAAGGCTGGGTGGAATCCCGGTTAAGGCAGTTGACTCTTATG ATTGAGCGAGACACTTACGGGAAGTTGCAGTGTCATCCATACCCTCATGAGTACGTGGATGCCTCCAAACCATGTGCCCATTGTGCTTTTTTTTTGGGCCTGCAGAGGAAACAGGGGGAGATAATTCAGGAAGGGCAGCAGTTTGATATCCGAGGGACAGTAGATGAATTTAGGCATTCCATAAACATGTATGTGTTTTGGAAACCAGGAATGGAAATTTATGTCTCTCATGTGCGTAGGAAGCAGATCCCTTCATATGTTTTTCCAGATGGTTATAGACGTCCTCGACATCCTAGGGTTACAGCACAGCAACAGTCTGATAAATTATGCTATGAAGATGGTGGTGCTTGTCGCACTGGCTCTGGAGAGAGAGGCGTTAAGAGGAAAAAGGATCCTGATGAAGTGGATGTGAAAAATGATATGCTAGAGAAACGATGTTCAATTAGTCCTCTGAGGCGGGATTCTTTTTCTCCTGATATTATCAGTCACAAGTTTGGTGGCACATCTCCTACATGCTTGGCATTTGCTGAAGGGAATGAAATGTGTCAAATTGATGAAAAGAGATTTTGCTCTGATGATGTTGAGGGGGGGTTTACATCAAATTCCAGTGTAATCACCTCCCTTTCAAGCGAGGTTGGCTCAAGTGAGGATAATGGAAATGAATCAATAGCAGGCAGCAATGAGGGGAACAATGGAAGCGCTGATGGGAGTGTTGAAGGAAGTAATAACCTGGGATACTCTCGAAGTGATTCTGGTGACGCAGATTCAATGTGTCATTTGGAAAATGTGTGTGCAGATGGCAGTGGAGTTTTTCAAGATGGATTGCGGGAAGAGTTAGag CCGAATGCTGCTGTTGGGATGTTGCTAAAAACTGTGGGTGGAGTTGAGGAGGAAGCTGTGCAGAAACCAGTTCTAAG TAGCAGGTTAAGCTTAACATCAATAGCGTGA
- the LOC110638883 gene encoding nuclear poly(A) polymerase 4 isoform X2: MLSSEGLCSSPPPKQYGVTKPISMSGPTEADIQRSRELEKFLSDAGLYESKEEAAKRERVLDRIGQIVKDWVKQLTRLRGYTDQMVEEANAVIFTFGSYRLGVHGPGADIDTLCVGPSYVNREEDFFFVLHNILSEMEEVSELQPVPDAHVPVMKFKFDGISIDLLYASISLLVVPDDLDISNVSVLYDVDEPTVRSLNGCRVADQILKLVPNVEHFCTTLRCLKFWAKRRGVYSNVTGFLGGVNWALLVARVCQLYPNAIPSMLVSRFFRVYTQWRWPNPVMLCPIEEDELGFSVWDPRKNPRDRTHHMPIITPAYPCMNSSYNVSTSTLRVMMEQFQYGNKICEDIELNKAQWSTLFEPHLFFESYKNYLQVDIVAADVDDLRSWKGWVESRLRQLTLMIERDTYGKLQCHPYPHEYVDASKPCAHCAFFLGLQRKQGEIIQEGQQFDIRGTVDEFRHSINMYVFWKPGMEIYVSHVRRKQIPSYVFPDGYRRPRHPRVTAQQQSDKLCYEDGGACRTGSGERGVKRKKDPDEVDVKNDMLEKRCSISPLRRDSFSPDIISHKFGGTSPTCLAFAEGNEMCQIDEKRFCSDDVEGGFTSNSSVITSLSSEVGSSEDNGNESIAGSNEGNNGSADGSVEGSNNLGYSRSDSGDADSMCHLENVCADGSGVFQDGLREELEPNAAVGMLLKTVGGVEEEAVQKPVLSRLSLTSIA; the protein is encoded by the exons ATGTTGAGTTCGGAGGGATTGTGTTCTTCTCCGCCGCCGAAGCAGTATGGCGTAACGAAACCGATATCGATGTCGGGGCCAACTGAAGCTGATATACAAAGAAGCCGTGAATTGGAGAAG TTCTTGAGTGATGCTGGCCTTTATGAGAGCAAAGAGGAAGCCGCAAAGAGGGAGAGGGTTCTGGATCGGATTGGGCAG ATTGTAAAAGATTGGGTGAAGCAGCTTACTCGCTTGAGGGGGTACACAGATCAAATGGTGGAGGAGGCCAATGCTGTCATTTTCACATTTGGCTCTTATCGGCTTGGG GTACATGGTCCTGGGGCTGACATTGACACATTATGTGTTGGGCCATCTTATGTCAATAGGGAG GAGGACTTCTTCTTTGTATTGCACAACATTTTGTCAGAAATGGAAGAAGTTTCAGAGCTGCAACCGGTTCCTGATGCTCATGTCCCTGTGATGAAATTCAAGTTTGATGGAATATCAATCGATCTTCTTTATGCAAGTATTTCTCTGTTGGTAGTACCAGAT GACTTAGACATCTCGAACGTTTCTGTTCTATATGATGTTGACGAGCCTACTGTTCGAAGTCTCAATGGCTGCAGGGTTGCTGATCAAATTCTTAAGCTTGTTCCCAATGTTGAG CATTTTTGCACAACACTCCGGTGTTTGAAGTTTTGGGCTAAAAGACGTGGTGTTTATTCCAAC GTGACCGGGTTTCTTGGTGGCGTAAACTGGGCTCTCCTTGTTGCTCGAGTGTGCCAACTTTACCCTAATGCAATTCCCAGTATGCTTGTGTCTAGATTTTTTAGGGTATATACACAGTGGCGGTGGCCAAACCCTGTCATGCTTTGCCCAATTGAAGAGGATGAACTTGGATTTTCTGTTTGGGATCCCCGTAAGAATCCACGTGACCGAACTCATCATATGCCAATAATAACACCTGCCTATCCATGCATGAATTCTAGCTACAATGTATCAACGAGTACACTACGGGTCATGATGGAGCAGTTCCAGTATGGTAACAAGATCTGTGAG GATATAGAGCTGAATAAAGCCCAATGGAGTACTCTGTTTGAGCCACACTTGTTCTTTGAAAGCTACAAAAACTACCTGCAGGTTGACATAGTCGCGGCAGATGTTGATGACTTGCGATCTTGGAAAGGCTGGGTGGAATCCCGGTTAAGGCAGTTGACTCTTATG ATTGAGCGAGACACTTACGGGAAGTTGCAGTGTCATCCATACCCTCATGAGTACGTGGATGCCTCCAAACCATGTGCCCATTGTGCTTTTTTTTTGGGCCTGCAGAGGAAACAGGGGGAGATAATTCAGGAAGGGCAGCAGTTTGATATCCGAGGGACAGTAGATGAATTTAGGCATTCCATAAACATGTATGTGTTTTGGAAACCAGGAATGGAAATTTATGTCTCTCATGTGCGTAGGAAGCAGATCCCTTCATATGTTTTTCCAGATGGTTATAGACGTCCTCGACATCCTAGGGTTACAGCACAGCAACAGTCTGATAAATTATGCTATGAAGATGGTGGTGCTTGTCGCACTGGCTCTGGAGAGAGAGGCGTTAAGAGGAAAAAGGATCCTGATGAAGTGGATGTGAAAAATGATATGCTAGAGAAACGATGTTCAATTAGTCCTCTGAGGCGGGATTCTTTTTCTCCTGATATTATCAGTCACAAGTTTGGTGGCACATCTCCTACATGCTTGGCATTTGCTGAAGGGAATGAAATGTGTCAAATTGATGAAAAGAGATTTTGCTCTGATGATGTTGAGGGGGGGTTTACATCAAATTCCAGTGTAATCACCTCCCTTTCAAGCGAGGTTGGCTCAAGTGAGGATAATGGAAATGAATCAATAGCAGGCAGCAATGAGGGGAACAATGGAAGCGCTGATGGGAGTGTTGAAGGAAGTAATAACCTGGGATACTCTCGAAGTGATTCTGGTGACGCAGATTCAATGTGTCATTTGGAAAATGTGTGTGCAGATGGCAGTGGAGTTTTTCAAGATGGATTGCGGGAAGAGTTAGag CCGAATGCTGCTGTTGGGATGTTGCTAAAAACTGTGGGTGGAGTTGAGGAGGAAGCTGTGCAGAAACCAGTTCTAAG CAGGTTAAGCTTAACATCAATAGCGTGA